One Solanum pennellii chromosome 9, SPENNV200 DNA segment encodes these proteins:
- the LOC107029162 gene encoding probable phytol kinase 3, chloroplastic (The RefSeq protein has 4 substitutions compared to this genomic sequence): MALFASSVLPLSLLKSNSDPYRLFSTKKGFNLGFQKLKTRRLHRTKVVVHFAMFSENLLIGDLIATALSGGIALSILRFWEETAKRGVFDQKTNRKLVHISIGLVFMLCWPMFSSGQQGAILAAFIPGLNIIKMFLLGLGIWKDDATVKSMSRFGDHRELLKGPLYYALSITCACAIYWRYSPISIGLICNLCAGDGIADIVGRRFGKQKLPYNKNKSFAGSIAMAAAGLLASIGFLHYFSLFGYIQVNSKTVLGFLFISLAAALVESHPLSSELDDNLTVPLTSVLVGSLVL, translated from the exons ATGGCTCTCTTTGCTTCTTCTGTGTTACCTCTTTCTCTGTTTAAGTCAAACTCAGATCCCTATCGTCTCTTCTCCACCAAGAAAGGGTTCAATTTGGGATTCCAGAAGCTTAAAACCAGAAGATTACACAAGACTAAAGTGGTTGTACATTTTGCAATGTTTTCAGAAAATCCGCTCATCGGAGATTTAATCGCCACTGCATTATCCGGTGGTATTGCCCTTTCCATACTTCGATTTTGGGAAGAAACAGCCAAGAGAGGGGTTTTCGATCAG AAAACAAACAGAAAGCTTGTTCATATTAGCATTGGGCTAGTCTTCATGCTCTGCTGGCCAATGTTCAG TTCTGGTCAACAAGGAGCCATTCTAGCAGCTTTTATCCCTGGtcttaacataataaaaatgtttCTTTTGGGATTAGGAATATGGAAAGATGATGCAACTGTCAAGTCTATGAGCCGATTTGGAGACCACAG GGAGCTTCTCAAGGGACCACTGTACTATGCCCTTTCAATCACTTGTGCTTGTGCTATATATTGGAGATATTCTCCTATTTCAATTGGACTAATTTGCAACCTTTGTGCTGGTGATG GTATTGCTGACATTGTTGGCAGGAGGTTCGGAAAACAGAAACTCccatataataaaaacaaatcatTTGCTGGTAGTATTGCAATGGCAGCTGCCGGTCTTTTAGCATCCATTGG ATTCTTGCACTATTTCTCCTTGTTCGGGTATATTCAGGTGAACTCCAAGACGGTCTTAGGGTTCTTGTTTATGTCTCTTGCTGCAGCGCTGGTTGAATCCCATCCTCTAAGCAGTGAACTCGATGACAACTTAACAGTTCCCTTAACCTCAGTGCTGGTTGGCAGTCTTGTTTTATGA